From the genome of Clostridium sp. BNL1100, one region includes:
- a CDS encoding 2-hydroxyacyl-CoA dehydratase — translation MRKIGITTTVPVEILLAANCKVIDLNNIFISGDSYSEDIERAERDGFPKSSCAWIKGIYGACLRYGISEVVGVQEGDCSNTGALLEVLKTRGIKVYPFSYPSTHNISDITLELNKFMSAFNVSRKQAETVRIALNSIRNRAKAIDELTYIDNKATGFENHISQVNLSDFNGNPQKCAEFLEAKISEITKRLPRKQVLRLGYIGVPPMICDVFEYVERFNACFVYNEVQREFSFPRASQAKNIYEQYYDYTYPYDLKFRLMEIKKQIRLRRLDGIIHYTQSFCHRAIQDIVIKQEIDIPVFTIEGDKSNCLDPRSKLRLEAFLDMLGDLRGLK, via the coding sequence ATGAGAAAAATTGGAATTACAACTACGGTTCCTGTAGAAATACTGCTTGCAGCAAACTGCAAGGTAATTGACCTGAATAATATTTTTATATCCGGCGATAGCTATTCAGAGGATATAGAAAGGGCGGAAAGAGACGGCTTTCCCAAAAGTTCCTGCGCATGGATAAAAGGGATTTATGGAGCATGTCTGCGCTATGGAATAAGTGAAGTTGTGGGAGTTCAGGAGGGGGACTGTTCCAATACCGGAGCATTGCTTGAGGTTCTGAAGACAAGAGGAATAAAAGTGTACCCCTTCTCTTATCCGTCAACACATAATATTTCAGATATCACTTTAGAATTAAATAAATTTATGAGTGCTTTTAATGTCAGCCGGAAACAGGCAGAAACTGTAAGAATAGCTTTGAATTCCATAAGAAACCGCGCCAAGGCTATTGATGAGCTTACTTACATAGACAACAAAGCTACAGGCTTTGAAAATCATATATCACAGGTAAACTTAAGCGATTTTAACGGTAACCCGCAAAAATGTGCAGAATTCCTTGAAGCAAAAATAAGCGAAATTACAAAAAGACTGCCGAGAAAACAGGTGTTGAGACTGGGTTATATAGGTGTACCGCCAATGATTTGTGATGTATTTGAATATGTCGAAAGGTTTAATGCCTGCTTTGTGTATAATGAGGTGCAAAGAGAATTTTCCTTTCCAAGGGCCTCCCAAGCCAAAAATATTTACGAGCAGTATTATGATTATACATATCCTTATGACCTGAAATTCAGGCTTATGGAAATAAAAAAGCAGATAAGACTTAGAAGGCTTGACGGTATCATCCATTATACTCAATCCTTTTGTCACAGGGCTATACAGGATATAGTAATAAAACAGGAGATTGATATTCCTGTATTCACCATAGAGGGAGACAAATCGAATTGTCTTGATCCACGGTCAAAGCTGAGGCTTGAAGCCTTTTTGGATATGCTGGGAGATTTAAGGGGGTTAAAGTAA
- a CDS encoding acyl-CoA dehydratase activase — MKILGIDMGSREVKIVLMDKNSIIYKQKISTMAFYKNYCSYNSGKLEVDVSRLGIGEEVIAISTGYGRNNTDISMFSRITEIKAHVYGAIHQTNLKEFILLDVGGQDVKVVRVEKGLITDLEMNDKCAASCGRYLENMSGVLEIPLEKMTEYYEAPVELNSTCSVFSESELIGKIAEGVSSERLCAGVNYSLYRKLRPLLFKFKGKRLVMSGGVAKSKSLAYYLANDFDEIIKLEEPQFNGAIGCCSYGSFF; from the coding sequence ATGAAAATACTTGGAATTGATATGGGCAGCAGGGAAGTAAAAATAGTTCTCATGGATAAAAATTCAATTATATATAAACAAAAAATAAGTACAATGGCTTTTTATAAAAATTACTGTTCATATAATAGTGGAAAACTGGAGGTTGATGTAAGCAGGCTGGGTATTGGTGAAGAGGTTATTGCAATATCAACGGGATATGGCAGGAATAACACAGATATCAGTATGTTTAGCCGAATAACGGAAATAAAGGCTCATGTATACGGAGCAATTCATCAGACGAATTTGAAAGAATTCATATTGCTGGATGTAGGAGGCCAGGATGTGAAGGTTGTAAGAGTTGAAAAGGGTCTTATAACTGACTTGGAGATGAATGACAAGTGTGCTGCCTCCTGTGGAAGATATCTGGAAAATATGTCAGGGGTTCTGGAAATTCCACTTGAAAAAATGACAGAATACTACGAAGCACCTGTAGAGCTGAACTCCACCTGCTCTGTTTTTTCAGAATCGGAACTCATAGGTAAAATAGCGGAAGGGGTTTCATCGGAGAGATTATGTGCCGGAGTAAATTATTCACTTTACAGGAAACTTAGACCCTTGCTTTTTAAGTTTAAAGGAAAAAGGTTGGTTATGTCGGGAGGAGTAGCAAAAAGCAAATCACTTGCCTATTACCTTGCAAATGATTTTGATGAAATAATAAAGCTGGAAGAACCGCAATTTAACGGTGCAATCGGGTGTTGCAGTTATGGTTCGTTTTTTTGA
- the tlp gene encoding small acid-soluble spore protein Tlp — protein MNKPKPDDRSDNVERIQANINHTIRNMELADELIEKTDDRKMAKTLEEKNDRRRDALEGFRAEIRDEALDQRRRDD, from the coding sequence ATGAATAAGCCTAAACCGGATGACAGAAGTGATAATGTGGAAAGAATACAAGCCAATATCAATCATACAATCAGGAATATGGAATTAGCAGATGAACTGATTGAAAAAACTGATGACAGGAAAATGGCAAAAACCTTGGAAGAAAAAAATGACAGAAGACGTGATGCACTTGAAGGCTTCAGAGCAGAAATAAGAGATGAAGCCTTGGACCAGAGGCGCAGGGACGATTAA
- a CDS encoding MetS family NSS transporter small subunit, protein MTATSIAFFLFGAIFLWGGLAVTITIAVKNETKK, encoded by the coding sequence ATGACTGCTACATCCATAGCTTTCTTTCTATTTGGTGCGATTTTCCTCTGGGGTGGACTTGCTGTAACAATCACGATTGCAGTTAAAAATGAAACTAAAAAATAG
- a CDS encoding sodium-dependent transporter: MTQKRDQWGSKAGFILAAIGSAVGLGNIWRYPYVLYSNGGGAFLIPYFFAILTAGIPLMIMEYGLGHKFKGSPPLAFARANKKWEWLGWWPSINSFIILTYYTLILSWAVNYLFLSFTQAWGSDTNSFFFKDFLKMTDSPFKLGGFVWPVFVGITIIWLLNWLVCYKGVSGGIEKINKILLPTLVVAMIIIVIRGVTLPGASLGLNKLFTPDWSKVLEPKVWIAAYGQVFFSLSLAMGIMITYSSYLPKKTDINNSAFMTAFANCGFEFLSAIGVFGILGYMASMQGVGVDKVASQGIGLAFVAFPKVFTVMGGIGKLFGVLFFICLVFAGITSSISLVEASSSALIDKTGAGRKKVVSLVCLVGYAISIVYSTGAGLYFLDIIDNFVNSYGIVTVGLLEAITIGWLFGASKIREHTNPISYFSVGKWWNIMVKFVTPLILTFMIISNVINEILKPYGGYSQKALIAFGWSVVIIGIGLSLILCQRPWKDRSITSYNSEEVK; this comes from the coding sequence ATGACGCAAAAGAGGGATCAGTGGGGGTCAAAAGCCGGATTTATCCTTGCTGCCATTGGCTCAGCTGTAGGGCTGGGTAATATATGGAGATATCCGTATGTACTCTATTCCAACGGTGGGGGAGCTTTTCTTATTCCATATTTCTTCGCCATATTGACTGCCGGAATACCGTTAATGATTATGGAGTACGGGTTGGGACACAAATTCAAAGGTTCTCCGCCCTTGGCATTTGCCAGAGCAAATAAAAAGTGGGAGTGGCTGGGTTGGTGGCCAAGTATTAATTCATTTATTATATTGACATACTACACCCTAATACTTAGTTGGGCCGTCAATTACCTGTTTTTGAGCTTTACGCAGGCTTGGGGCTCTGATACCAATTCATTTTTCTTTAAGGACTTTTTAAAAATGACTGATAGTCCTTTTAAGCTGGGGGGCTTTGTATGGCCTGTATTTGTGGGTATCACTATTATCTGGCTACTAAATTGGTTGGTGTGCTATAAAGGTGTTTCCGGTGGAATCGAAAAGATAAATAAGATTCTGCTTCCCACCCTTGTAGTTGCAATGATAATTATTGTTATCAGAGGCGTAACTCTTCCGGGAGCGAGTCTTGGACTTAACAAACTTTTTACACCGGACTGGTCAAAAGTACTGGAGCCAAAGGTCTGGATAGCTGCATACGGTCAGGTTTTCTTTTCATTAAGCCTTGCAATGGGAATTATGATTACTTATTCCAGTTATCTTCCAAAAAAGACGGATATAAACAACAGTGCCTTTATGACAGCCTTTGCAAACTGCGGATTTGAATTCTTGTCTGCAATAGGAGTTTTCGGAATATTAGGATACATGGCTTCAATGCAGGGTGTCGGGGTAGATAAGGTTGCTTCACAGGGTATCGGACTTGCATTTGTAGCTTTCCCTAAAGTATTTACAGTTATGGGTGGAATAGGCAAGCTCTTTGGCGTATTATTCTTTATATGTCTTGTTTTTGCCGGAATAACTTCTTCCATATCTCTGGTAGAAGCTTCGTCCTCGGCATTGATTGACAAAACAGGAGCCGGAAGAAAAAAAGTTGTTTCCTTGGTTTGCCTTGTCGGGTATGCCATAAGTATAGTTTATTCTACAGGGGCAGGGTTATATTTCCTTGATATTATAGACAACTTTGTAAATTCATACGGAATTGTAACAGTAGGCTTACTTGAAGCAATAACCATAGGATGGTTGTTCGGAGCTTCTAAAATAAGAGAACATACTAATCCCATTTCCTATTTTTCTGTAGGAAAGTGGTGGAATATCATGGTCAAATTTGTAACTCCATTAATCTTAACCTTCATGATTATTTCTAACGTTATAAATGAAATATTAAAGCCATACGGAGGATATTCACAAAAAGCACTGATAGCCTTCGGTTGGAGTGTAGTAATAATAGGAATTGGTTTATCTTTGATATTATGTCAAAGACCTTGGAAGGACAGAAGTATTACCTCTTATAATTCTGAGGAGGTGAAGTAG
- a CDS encoding alpha/beta hydrolase, translating into MEYNIKTEQDVNIYVNDINPYGKKAILFVHGWPLSHRAFEYQFNVLPKLGYRCIGMDTRGFGNSSKPFWGYDYNRLAEDVRCVVDALKLRNFVLAGHSMGGATVIRYMSLFKGYGVSKLALFAAAAPSLTMRPDFPYGLLKEDITKIIQSVYDNRPQMLLDTAPMFFYKPITKALSDWFFQLGFKAASWATAECAKTFRDESLFNDLPKIKVPTLILHGIHDRVCLFPLAEAMKKSIRNSRLIPFEYSGHSLFFEEKDKFNMELVRFADQL; encoded by the coding sequence ATGGAGTACAACATTAAGACAGAACAGGATGTAAATATTTATGTAAATGATATTAATCCTTATGGTAAAAAGGCGATTCTTTTTGTACACGGTTGGCCTTTAAGTCACCGGGCATTTGAATATCAATTCAATGTGCTTCCGAAACTGGGATATAGATGTATTGGTATGGATACAAGAGGCTTCGGCAATTCAAGTAAGCCTTTTTGGGGTTATGACTACAACAGGTTGGCTGAAGATGTCCGTTGTGTAGTTGATGCATTAAAGCTTAGAAACTTCGTTCTGGCAGGCCACTCAATGGGAGGTGCTACTGTTATACGCTATATGTCGCTCTTCAAAGGATATGGTGTTTCTAAACTGGCACTGTTTGCTGCTGCTGCACCAAGTCTGACTATGCGCCCCGACTTTCCTTACGGCCTTCTCAAAGAAGATATAACAAAAATAATCCAAAGTGTATATGATAACCGTCCGCAAATGCTTCTGGATACTGCACCAATGTTTTTTTACAAACCGATAACCAAAGCTCTATCTGACTGGTTTTTCCAACTTGGCTTTAAGGCGGCCAGCTGGGCGACGGCAGAATGTGCCAAAACCTTCCGGGACGAAAGCCTTTTTAACGACCTTCCCAAAATTAAGGTTCCTACCCTGATACTTCACGGTATACATGACCGTGTTTGCCTATTTCCTCTGGCAGAAGCCATGAAAAAAAGTATTAGAAACTCAAGGCTCATACCTTTTGAGTACAGCGGACACAGCCTTTTCTTTGAGGAAAAAGATAAGTTTAATATGGAATTGGTCAGATTCGCCGATCAGTTATAG
- a CDS encoding hemerythrin domain-containing protein, translating to MDCIDLMVDEHKNIKRMLKVIREYCYKILKGEQVEYEDFFTIIDFVRNYADAHHHGKEEKLLFDRMEKEMGPAAQKLVRHGMLVEHDLGRLHMQELEAAVKRVLEGDDESKLDIIANAVSYTHLLYRHIEKEDGVVYTFARKNLIKETMDKLNYECEKAENKAQEQHLQEKYLKLIEEFEQKIL from the coding sequence ATGGATTGCATTGATTTGATGGTAGATGAGCATAAAAATATTAAGCGTATGCTGAAGGTCATCCGAGAATATTGTTACAAGATTTTAAAGGGTGAACAGGTAGAGTATGAGGATTTTTTTACAATAATTGATTTTGTAAGAAATTATGCAGATGCCCACCACCATGGCAAAGAGGAAAAACTTCTTTTTGACAGGATGGAAAAGGAAATGGGGCCAGCCGCACAAAAGCTTGTAAGACATGGCATGCTGGTTGAACATGATCTCGGACGGCTTCATATGCAGGAACTTGAAGCTGCTGTAAAAAGGGTTCTGGAAGGTGATGATGAATCAAAGCTTGATATAATTGCCAACGCTGTTTCATATACTCACCTTCTTTACAGGCATATTGAAAAGGAAGACGGAGTAGTATACACATTTGCAAGAAAAAACCTGATTAAAGAAACAATGGACAAACTAAACTACGAATGTGAAAAGGCAGAAAACAAAGCACAGGAACAGCATTTACAGGAGAAATATCTGAAACTTATAGAAGAGTTTGAACAGAAGATATTATAG
- a CDS encoding nitroreductase family protein produces the protein MSKNFYTAVKDRRTYYGIDKQIPVSDERIQEIIKDAVLHTPSAFNSQSARVVLLLGANHDKLWDITKNTLSKVVPPENFSATEQKVNSFRSGYGTVLFFEDNSVIESLQQQFALYKDNFPVWAEQSNGMLQYVIWTALEIEGIGVSLQHYNPLIDDAVRAEWKIPLNWRLVAQMPFGKPTVSPDEKQFQPIESRFKVFK, from the coding sequence TTGTCCAAGAATTTTTACACAGCAGTAAAAGACAGACGCACATACTATGGTATTGATAAGCAGATTCCTGTTTCCGATGAAAGGATTCAGGAGATTATAAAAGATGCGGTTCTCCACACACCTTCAGCCTTTAACAGTCAAAGCGCCAGAGTTGTATTATTATTGGGAGCTAACCATGATAAATTGTGGGACATAACAAAGAATACTCTAAGTAAGGTGGTACCGCCTGAAAACTTTTCAGCAACGGAGCAAAAAGTCAACTCTTTTAGAAGTGGTTATGGTACTGTTTTGTTTTTTGAGGATAACTCAGTTATCGAGTCCCTACAGCAGCAATTTGCACTGTATAAGGATAATTTCCCAGTTTGGGCAGAGCAGTCAAACGGAATGCTGCAATATGTAATTTGGACTGCTTTAGAAATTGAAGGTATAGGAGTTTCTCTTCAGCACTATAACCCATTGATAGATGATGCCGTCAGAGCTGAATGGAAAATCCCCTTGAACTGGAGGCTTGTTGCCCAGATGCCATTCGGAAAACCAACTGTATCACCTGATGAAAAGCAATTTCAGCCAATTGAATCAAGATTTAAAGTGTTCAAATAA
- a CDS encoding phage tail protein: protein MDCPILGMIKLFPFSYVPRGWAVCNGATINVQTNTALYSLLGIQFGGNGSTTFCLPNLTGSEPVQNTVYCIATEGIYPDRQ, encoded by the coding sequence ATGGATTGTCCTATTTTAGGTATGATAAAACTCTTTCCGTTTTCGTATGTCCCTCGTGGATGGGCGGTTTGTAACGGTGCTACTATAAACGTTCAAACAAATACTGCCTTATATTCACTGCTTGGGATTCAATTTGGAGGCAATGGCAGTACTACATTCTGTTTGCCAAATTTGACAGGCTCGGAGCCCGTTCAAAATACTGTCTATTGTATTGCAACTGAAGGAATATATCCCGATAGACAATAA
- a CDS encoding phage tail protein: MDFPFIGQIQLFALGFAPTDWQLCDGTIFQVAQNQALYSLIGNKFGGTPGQNFAVPNLLKASAYQTRRPMAYYIAMTGMYPTPN; the protein is encoded by the coding sequence ATGGATTTTCCTTTCATAGGTCAGATTCAGCTTTTTGCCTTAGGATTCGCTCCAACCGATTGGCAGTTGTGTGATGGGACAATATTTCAGGTTGCACAGAATCAGGCATTATACTCATTAATCGGAAATAAGTTTGGCGGTACACCCGGTCAGAATTTCGCAGTTCCAAATCTGTTAAAAGCAAGTGCATATCAGACAAGACGCCCTATGGCTTATTATATTGCAATGACCGGCATGTATCCTACACCCAATTAA
- a CDS encoding tail fiber protein: protein METMLGEIELFPFTFVPRGWLLCNGQILNIAQNQALFSLLSFSYGGDGQTTFALPNLLGTEPVPNTKFYIAIEGLYPTRN from the coding sequence ATGGAGACAATGTTAGGTGAAATTGAACTTTTCCCATTTACCTTTGTACCGCGAGGATGGCTTTTATGCAATGGACAAATATTAAACATCGCACAAAATCAAGCACTGTTTTCGTTACTGAGCTTTTCATATGGCGGTGACGGACAAACAACCTTTGCCCTACCTAACTTATTAGGCACAGAGCCTGTACCGAATACAAAGTTTTACATAGCAATAGAAGGTCTTTATCCTACACGGAATTAG
- a CDS encoding cadherin-like beta sandwich domain-containing protein, with product MGNTALTGLVSATSYIAPFEAKRAVDGVLKPVNRWVGEVPCSLSFIPDKLYCVNRWVVNGMPSVGWDSQQYYMLTYSLQGSNDNSTWVTLDIVDNTNTSTISYSSDRTFIPTNAYKLYRVNVTKGLKCNPNIASISNFQLFSVDPTSPYLSSLTINSGTLTPAFVKTTSAYTATVDYGTTGIVVTPTAETPTAYGQDAIIKVNGVATRSGTGATVNLAVGVNTINIEVTSAVGYLTQSYTLTVTRLNSNKLTSLSVLNGTTVLPIVPTFDKNTFGYTVEVDSTVQSVMLNATCENTASTLTINGGAAVSGQPYGPIALQTTGDTTVNVIVSTATMSPQTYTVTIKRKEDLTLKSLFVIGASPLTLTPTFSSNYFTYTAISGSVTTLKVQPTANNSAGVIIKVNGVETASGTKATVNVTPGQVNQIKVDVISKISGNVVTYICNVTVS from the coding sequence ATGGGTAATACCGCCTTAACCGGCCTTGTTTCAGCAACCAGTTACATAGCTCCTTTTGAGGCCAAAAGGGCAGTTGACGGGGTATTAAAGCCTGTCAACAGATGGGTTGGAGAAGTACCTTGTTCTCTTAGTTTTATACCAGATAAATTGTATTGTGTAAATCGATGGGTTGTAAATGGCATGCCTTCAGTGGGTTGGGACTCTCAGCAATACTATATGCTGACTTATTCTTTACAGGGCAGCAATGACAATTCTACATGGGTCACTCTAGATATAGTGGATAATACAAATACCAGTACGATATCGTACAGTTCAGACAGAACTTTTATCCCAACCAACGCCTATAAGCTTTATAGAGTTAATGTAACAAAAGGATTAAAATGTAATCCCAACATCGCTTCGATTTCCAATTTCCAATTGTTCTCTGTTGACCCAACAAGCCCATATCTATCAAGCTTGACGATAAACAGCGGTACACTTACACCTGCTTTTGTAAAAACCACATCTGCTTATACTGCTACAGTTGACTATGGAACAACCGGTATTGTAGTAACTCCTACAGCAGAAACTCCAACTGCCTACGGCCAGGATGCAATAATAAAAGTAAATGGAGTTGCAACCAGAAGTGGAACAGGTGCAACAGTGAACCTTGCAGTCGGTGTCAATACAATAAATATTGAAGTCACTTCGGCCGTTGGGTACCTAACCCAGAGCTACACGCTGACTGTCACAAGGCTTAACAGTAACAAACTCACGAGTCTTTCTGTCCTTAATGGAACCACAGTACTTCCGATAGTACCAACTTTTGATAAAAATACTTTCGGCTACACGGTAGAAGTTGATAGTACGGTTCAAAGCGTAATGTTAAATGCTACATGTGAAAACACCGCATCGACACTTACAATAAATGGGGGAGCTGCTGTAAGCGGTCAGCCATACGGGCCAATTGCATTGCAGACAACTGGTGATACAACAGTAAATGTCATAGTATCTACAGCAACAATGTCGCCACAGACGTATACGGTAACAATTAAGAGGAAAGAGGATTTGACTTTGAAGAGTTTGTTTGTTATAGGTGCTTCTCCACTAACTCTTACTCCTACTTTTAGCAGTAACTATTTTACATATACAGCTATCTCAGGTAGCGTAACCACTTTGAAGGTACAACCAACAGCAAATAATTCTGCAGGTGTTATAATCAAAGTAAATGGAGTAGAGACAGCTAGCGGTACAAAGGCTACTGTTAATGTTACACCGGGGCAGGTAAATCAAATAAAAGTTGATGTAATTTCAAAAATATCGGGTAATGTTGTTACATATATATGTAATGTAACAGTTAGTTAG